From the bacterium genome, the window GGAAGCGAGATTCGAGGCAAAAACCGCCACCGACTCACCGTCCTTCATGTCGTTGAGGCCAAAGGCAATGAGGACGAGATCCGGATCACGGTCCAGGACGTCCCTTTGCAGCCTGGCGAGGCCGTTGGCCGCCGTGTTGCCGGCGACACCGGCGTTGATCACCTCGACGCCTCCGAAACGGGCACCGAGATCGCGGGCCAGCATCTCGGGCCATCCCTCGGGCTGGTTATACCCTTCCACGATGGAGTCACCGAAAGCCACCACGGTCTGGTATTGCCCGCCTTCGAACCCCGCTTTTAACTCGCCGCCTTTCCGGTCGCAGCCGGTGGTCAGCAATAGTAAAAGTAACGGTAAAAGAGTTGTCAGGCCGAGGTTCAGAACGCGTTTCGGGTTTTGCGTTTCGAGCTTCGGGTTCTGGGTATAATTCTCGATCCTCAATCGCGCTTTTCCATTGAACCCCGCACTTCCCAGCCCTGCCTGTCCGTCGCGGCTCGTCAGAACGAAGTCGGAAGCCTGCCAAAGGGTGGGCATTGGACTGATGATCCTCTCCTGGCTCCGGACTGATGTATCCCCAGGCAAAGCGAATTTCAGATCAAGGACAGTCCCCTCGGCCGGCGGTGATGGTGTCTGGATGCAGGCTCCTCCTTCTGAAAGGTTCTTGACCACACCGGCCAGGTTCTCACCTGCCACTGTAAAAGCGCAGGGAAGGGTGGTGGAGATCCGCGGGAACTTTCTATCGACAAGAGCCAATTCATCGTCCCTGGACAAATAAAAGCTTTGGCTCCAGGTCATGGAGTGATAACCTATTGTAACAGCTCACTGTCGAAAACGAGGGCCATAGTTACCGACACGAATATATGTCTAATTTTGTTATTTACCTCATTT encodes:
- a CDS encoding GDSL-type esterase/lipase family protein, with the translated sequence MALVDRKFPRISTTLPCAFTVAGENLAGVVKNLSEGGACIQTPSPPAEGTVLDLKFALPGDTSVRSQERIISPMPTLWQASDFVLTSRDGQAGLGSAGFNGKARLRIENYTQNPKLETQNPKRVLNLGLTTLLPLLLLLLTTGCDRKGGELKAGFEGGQYQTVVAFGDSIVEGYNQPEGWPEMLARDLGARFGGVEVINAGVAGNTAANGLARLQRDVLDRDPDLVLIAFGLNDMKDGESVAVFASNLASMVDGILAEGAQPVLLTTTRLQKGASILGRVDPAPFNEAIRKIASDRAIPIIDVNDRFRGYNTPEYLMDVAHPNQDGYRRLADIIRIGLVGE